From a single Paenibacillus sp. FSL W8-0426 genomic region:
- a CDS encoding acyl-ACP thioesterase domain-containing protein → MPTESLYTRAYRIGSADSDYMSLYRPSALLEHMQLAADGDLSSMGITVSEMLAQGLGWMLLTTDLTILRPARLEEEVSLQTWHKGNKGVMWLRDFVLSDNQENVIAEARTTWALVDLQKRKLLRPTALPFEVRSHPARSLGDIPAKVSLPDSLQTWEADRFKVRYSSTDSNGHMNNARYADLCCDTLTTEELETGIRRLQISYHREVRMHEQVVVERSAFVDNGIWVRGMAPEDRGTIFEARLTLNEADTSR, encoded by the coding sequence GTGCCAACGGAATCATTGTACACCCGCGCATACCGGATCGGCTCAGCCGATTCGGATTACATGTCGCTCTATCGTCCATCGGCGCTGCTCGAACATATGCAGTTGGCCGCAGACGGGGATCTCTCTTCCATGGGCATCACCGTGTCCGAAATGCTGGCGCAGGGTCTGGGCTGGATGCTGCTGACCACGGATCTGACGATACTTCGTCCGGCGCGGCTGGAGGAAGAGGTTTCGCTTCAGACTTGGCATAAAGGCAATAAAGGGGTGATGTGGCTGCGGGATTTTGTGTTGTCCGACAACCAGGAAAACGTCATTGCGGAAGCACGCACCACTTGGGCGCTGGTCGATTTGCAGAAACGAAAGCTGCTGCGTCCAACGGCGCTGCCCTTCGAAGTTCGATCGCATCCCGCCCGATCGCTTGGCGACATTCCTGCGAAGGTATCATTGCCGGATTCTCTGCAAACATGGGAAGCCGATCGATTTAAGGTTCGATATAGCAGCACGGACAGCAACGGTCATATGAACAATGCCCGTTATGCTGATCTTTGTTGCGATACGCTCACGACGGAAGAGCTGGAAACCGGAATCCGACGTTTGCAAATATCGTACCATCGCGAGGTGCGCATGCATGAACAAGTCGTCGTGGAACGAAGCGCCTTTGTGGATAACGGCATTTGGGTTCGAGGAATGGCTCCGGAAGATCGCGGTACGATTTTCGAAGCCCGACTGACCTTAAACG
- a CDS encoding AraC family transcriptional regulator, with product MPRILKIGASLQYNYRSTTAYLPVEDGFHSHPQYEVYYFHAGECTYIIGDRVYVLAPGDLVLMHGMTLHRPHPMPDTTYERTTLHFDPSVIRGSLHPDRAFEVLQPFEELGNCRLNLQGEERTEFEGLLFEFHRMLSGKGSFRQERLNIRLCDLLYFVADLCRSSLKEHRPSSEKEKHVQHILRYIDIHYMDDIGLDDLAGELHLSKPYLAGLFKEMTGSTVFKYVFDRRINQAKLLFQLDPEISVTEVSRLSGFKRLSHFSRMFKQSVGCTPDLYRTRIQGGQDMA from the coding sequence ATGCCGCGCATACTGAAAATCGGAGCTTCGCTGCAATACAATTACCGTTCCACCACGGCATATTTGCCGGTCGAAGACGGATTTCACTCGCATCCCCAATACGAGGTATACTATTTCCACGCAGGGGAGTGCACATACATTATCGGAGACCGCGTGTATGTTTTGGCGCCGGGCGATCTGGTGCTCATGCACGGCATGACGCTGCATCGTCCGCATCCAATGCCGGATACGACCTATGAACGGACGACGCTGCATTTCGACCCATCCGTCATTCGCGGCAGCTTGCATCCGGATCGGGCCTTTGAGGTGCTTCAACCTTTTGAGGAACTCGGCAATTGCCGCCTGAACCTGCAAGGCGAAGAACGCACGGAATTTGAAGGGCTGTTGTTTGAATTTCATCGAATGTTGTCAGGTAAGGGCAGCTTCCGACAGGAACGATTGAACATTCGGCTCTGCGATCTGTTGTATTTTGTGGCCGACCTTTGCCGAAGCAGTCTGAAGGAGCACCGTCCTTCTTCGGAAAAGGAAAAGCACGTCCAGCACATCCTGCGTTACATTGACATCCATTACATGGACGATATCGGCCTGGATGATCTGGCGGGCGAATTGCATCTGTCCAAGCCTTATCTGGCAGGACTGTTCAAAGAGATGACGGGCAGCACCGTCTTCAAATACGTGTTCGATCGCCGCATCAATCAGGCAAAGCTGCTTTTTCAGCTTGACCCCGAAATTAGCGTTACGGAGGTAAGTCGTTTATCCGGCTTCAAACGGTTGTCCCATTTCAGCCGGATGTTCAAACAATCGGTGGGCTGCACGCCCGATCTGTACCGCACTCGCATCCAAGGCGGTCAAGATATGGCGTGA